The sequence below is a genomic window from Flectobacillus major DSM 103.
TTTTTCCTTTTTTTACAAATATATCTTTACACCAATAATTCGCTTGATTAATGAGACAAAACTGAATTCAAGAATGCGTTTGAACCAGTACATCTATTTTTTCACTATATTTGCCTACAAATATTATAGACTATATATTCTTTAGTGTAATAATGGTCAAACCAATAACACATTATAACAAAACTACTATGTTAGGCTCAGTCAACTTCATCAAACCCAATCTTAATAATTTTCAAGAATTCAGAAGCAAAGCTCTTTGTGCAGGATTAATTGCCCCCAACTTTTCTGTTCCGCAGCAAAATGGCTTATGGCAAAACCTTCCTGCCGATTTATTACTACATCAGCCTATTTCTTTAGCTTACTTATCGCAGGATAATCCTATTTTGTTAAGTTTTTATTCTCCTTTGTGGGACGACTACGGCGATATCCAAATAGTACTCATCCAAAAATCTTATAAAAAATTAATTGACCTTGGTATCGACATTTTAGTAGTTACGACGGTTCATCCCGACCAGTTACCAGATTTAGCCCGAAAATTTAAGCTAACCCTCAATATTTGTTTTGATGAAGGCAACCATATTGCCCAACAATTTGGTGTTATCCGTGACGACTACCCAACTTGGCAGCATTTCTCGGGTATTTCTGAAAATATTCCGCTACCTGCTTCGTATTTAATTTTACCCAATGGGCGAATTATCCATGATTTTTTTGATGAAAATCTCAACACATTTTTGTCTTTTAAAGAGATTGAGGCGTTTGTGAATAATTATCGGCTTCATAAAAAATAAATAAAATCAGAATAAAGTCTACAAAGTATATGGATTTTATATTCTTTTGTTATACCTTTGCATTACAAACTGACGTTTAACCTGTGGTAATCATAAAATTGACATTTGTTTTAGAAGTATCGACAGCTTGAACTAATGGTAGTCTATTTAATCAATCTAGTTTGGTAAGGGTGAAAGCGTTGCTTTCACTCTTATTTATTTTAAGGCAAAAATAAAACTCTATAAAAATGATAGGATATATAGTTTTATACTTTATATTTGTGCAATATTTTTAATAACACTTAATCAAAATCTTATCAAAGTGCAAGTAGTAGATACACAAAATAAGACCATCAGTATTGCTGAAAAGCCCATACCTAGCAACTGGATATGGTATGTTATTCCGACAGTCTTACTCTTAGGCTGTTTGATTACACTCTATTTTAATGGTAAAATACCCATTTCATTAGATACTATCCAAAATGGTTTCTCTGGCGATTTTTGGTTATATGTAATGGTTGGGCTAGGGGCACAACTGGTAGATGGTACTTTGGGTATGGCTTATGGTGTTACTTCAACCTCCTTTTTATTAGGCTTAGGTGTACCACCTGCTGTAAGTAGTACGAGTGTTCACGTTGCCGAAATGTTTACAACAGGAGCATCTGCAATCTCGCATTTCAAATTTAAGAATATCAATAAAAAGCTCTTCAAAAACCTACTTATTCCTGGGGTAATAGGCTCAGTTGTAGGGGCATATTTGCTATCAGATTTTATTAATGGCGATTTGATAAAGCCTTATATTTCTGTTTACATGGTATTTTTGGGAGTTATTATTATACGCAAAGGACTACAAAAAAATATTGTAAAACAAAGAACAAAACGCCTAGGTTTATTAGCTGTTTTTGGTGGATTTATGGATGCCATTGGCGGTGGTGGATGGGGCCCAATCGTGACTTCATCGTTGCTAGGCCGTGGCCGCGACCCCCGTTATACAATCGGCTCGGTAAATGCAGCCGAATTTGCTATCTCTTTTGCTAGTGGTATTACCTTTTTGATATTTCAGGGGGTAAACTCTTGGCAAGTTGTACTTGGCCTTGTCGTGGGTGGAGTAATTGCCTCTCCTTTGGGTGCAATTTTAGTAAATAAAGTAAAACGTAAGCCATTGATGGTTTTGGTAGGAACTCTCGTAATACTAATCAGTATCAGAACTATCCTGAAGAGTTTACATATATTGTAAAAAATAACAAGTGCAAAAGCTCAATTCTTGATTTCTTTTGTATTGAGAACAGACATTACAAATCGTTATTATTATTCCCTTGGAAGAGTTTCTTTCAAGGGATTTTTTCTTTAGTCCAAATTTTTATACGCAAATAAGTGTACCACCAAGATTAGATTACGAACAACTGAAATGTATTATACGTTTTAAAATAAAAATATGCAATAGATATTGTCTCAAAATGATATTTCCTTAATAAAAGAGCTATTACATTTTGTAAAAAGTATAATATATCTACAAATAATACTATTATTGATTTCTAAAAGCTTCTAACAAATCATATAATTAACCCAACAAACCGTTCAGGTTTTGGCTAAAATACCTACAAATAATGCCATTTATTTTTACTACTATCTCATAAACAGACTGTTATATTTTACCCTCAAAAAAGCCTCGTTGTCATGCTTTATCGGGAGTCCCCCAAAAAGAATTTCATGAAAATACTTGCTATTAATAAAATACAAATTTAATTTTGTCGACTTAATCTACAATTTATATAGATTATATAGATTGTATTTCAATTCTATTGAGTACATCAAATTCTATTAATTACACTTGTTAAAACGATTTACAATGAGTACTTAACTTATTGATAAACGATAAAAAAAGCCACCCTTGCTGGCACAAGGATGGCTGGTCAAAAAAGGTTCATCGCGAAATGATTTTAGGAGATTGCATAGCAATCGTCCCAAGGCCTTATTTTTTTTAATTTAACCATTACAAAGTAAATGAAAAAAAGAATTTTACTACTAATCTGGATGAGTATTTTGTTGATTCCCGCAGGAATTTTTGCTCAAAATACTGGTGCAACAATCAATTCCAATCTTTCAGGAAGGATTTTAGATGATAAAACCAAAGAACCGCTTATTGGAGCAAGCGTTCGGATTAAAGGCACAACCCATGGCGTAATTACTGATACCGAAGGTAAGTTTTATTTTGCTACAGGTCAGAAATTACCTTATACGCTCATTATCAACTACATTGGATATGAAAGCAAAGAAATCACTGCTTCAAAAAGCACTATAGAAATTACCCTTCGTGGCGATTCTAAAGAGCTTAATGAAATTGTAGTAGTGGGTTATGGCACACAAGAACGCAAAAACTTGATAGGCTCAATTACCAAAGTAAACCCTTCAGAAGTTAGCTCGATTCCCGTAGGAAGTATTGATGCCCAATTGCAAGGAAAAGTGTCGGGTGTTCAGATTTCATCGGCTACTGGTGTTCCTGGCGAAGCAGTTAATGTAAGAGTACGTGGTGCTACTTCTATCAATGCCGACAACGACCCTCTGTATGTTGTAGATGGTGTTTTTATCAATAGCAATAGCCTTCAAACTATTGGTACTGGGGGTAAAGCTACGTCACCAATTGCAGACTTAAACCCTACTGATATTCAGAGCATTGAGGTATTGAAAGATGCCGAAGCAACTGCATTGTATGGGTCAAGAGGTGCTAATGGCGTAATTTTAATTACGACAAAAAGAGGAAATTTTGAGCAAGCCCCAAAAATAAATGTTAATGCAAGCTTTGGTCAGGCAAAAGCAACTAAGCTTTGGGAACTGACAACTGGCCCAGAACATGCTCAGCTAGTAAACGAATGGTGGATTAATACAGGAAAAGATACGCCTTCACTCAACAGAACGGTAGCCAACAGACCATTCAGGCCAGTGTCGGAAGGTGGACGTGGTTTACCAGAAGAACAACAAACATACGACCGCCTTAGCGAGGCTTTCCGCACTGCTACCCTTCAGAGCTACGATGTGTCGTTGGCTGGTGGTACAAAAACTACTAAATATTATATCGGAGGTGGTTTTAACTCGCAAGAGGCTATTTTAAAACCTATCACATTTAACCGTGCTAGTTTTAAAGTAAACCTAGACCAAAAGGTAAGCGACAAAGTTCAGGTGGGCGTAAGCAACTCTTTCTCAAGAACATACAGAAACCAAGCTCGTGCTGGCGATGGCCCTCAAGGTGGTTTGTTACAAGCAGCTTTGCATACGCCAACCTACTTGTCACCTTATAATGAACAAGGTGTTTTGGTGGGGCGTGCTGGTTTTGATAACCTAACTTTATTGTTAGAAAACTACGATGTACATTCTACTAGCTTGAGGTATATCGGAAACCTTTATGTGGATGCGTATTTATTGCCAAACCTAAAACTACGTTCTAGCTGGGGTGTTGATTATAATAATTACAACGAATCAGAATACTGGAATACTTTCTTGTTATTGGGAGCTCAAGGTGGTTTGGCTACTTCTTCTATTTCTCAGTTTACTTCGTTATTGAATGAACAAACGCTTACTTATCGCCAAA
It includes:
- a CDS encoding redoxin domain-containing protein, translating into MLGSVNFIKPNLNNFQEFRSKALCAGLIAPNFSVPQQNGLWQNLPADLLLHQPISLAYLSQDNPILLSFYSPLWDDYGDIQIVLIQKSYKKLIDLGIDILVVTTVHPDQLPDLARKFKLTLNICFDEGNHIAQQFGVIRDDYPTWQHFSGISENIPLPASYLILPNGRIIHDFFDENLNTFLSFKEIEAFVNNYRLHKK
- a CDS encoding sulfite exporter TauE/SafE family protein; protein product: MQVVDTQNKTISIAEKPIPSNWIWYVIPTVLLLGCLITLYFNGKIPISLDTIQNGFSGDFWLYVMVGLGAQLVDGTLGMAYGVTSTSFLLGLGVPPAVSSTSVHVAEMFTTGASAISHFKFKNINKKLFKNLLIPGVIGSVVGAYLLSDFINGDLIKPYISVYMVFLGVIIIRKGLQKNIVKQRTKRLGLLAVFGGFMDAIGGGGWGPIVTSSLLGRGRDPRYTIGSVNAAEFAISFASGITFLIFQGVNSWQVVLGLVVGGVIASPLGAILVNKVKRKPLMVLVGTLVILISIRTILKSLHIL
- a CDS encoding SusC/RagA family TonB-linked outer membrane protein — protein: MKKRILLLIWMSILLIPAGIFAQNTGATINSNLSGRILDDKTKEPLIGASVRIKGTTHGVITDTEGKFYFATGQKLPYTLIINYIGYESKEITASKSTIEITLRGDSKELNEIVVVGYGTQERKNLIGSITKVNPSEVSSIPVGSIDAQLQGKVSGVQISSATGVPGEAVNVRVRGATSINADNDPLYVVDGVFINSNSLQTIGTGGKATSPIADLNPTDIQSIEVLKDAEATALYGSRGANGVILITTKRGNFEQAPKINVNASFGQAKATKLWELTTGPEHAQLVNEWWINTGKDTPSLNRTVANRPFRPVSEGGRGLPEEQQTYDRLSEAFRTATLQSYDVSLAGGTKTTKYYIGGGFNSQEAILKPITFNRASFKVNLDQKVSDKVQVGVSNSFSRTYRNQARAGDGPQGGLLQAALHTPTYLSPYNEQGVLVGRAGFDNLTLLLENYDVHSTSLRYIGNLYVDAYLLPNLKLRSSWGVDYNNYNESEYWNTFLLLGAQGGLATSSISQFTSLLNEQTLTYRQKLGDKHSFGIVVGNTLQSDVLNRTYAEGRGFANNSFKIISSAATTISSQNWSKSNLASFFAKADYNFDGKYLFNVSLRADGSSRFGTDRKWGYFPAVGAAWRLKQEDFLKNNTVISDLKLKTSYGIVGNQNGIGNFASQGLWTGGASYQGSAGTAPQQLANPDLRWEKTNQFNIGIDAALLNGKIAFEFNYYTKYTRDGLLQLALPSTTGFANYWSNAAEISNKGFEFSINTTNIQQGGFTWTSNLNIAQNINNIEKLENPLRYGSRDLILQQQGTPLYSFWVYKQLYVDPQTGNVVYEDVNKDGQITVADRQIVGSIWPKFFGGFTNNFSYKGFEVSAFLAFQYGNKIYNHNKFFGEGGGARDAARIIFASNLARWQKPGDITDVPRPDGVNVNNYRDGGSRWLEDGSFLRLRSLNVGYNLPKSVAKKLGAEGIKVFVNGTNLFLITKYTGLDPESSASSDQNAQGIDLGTPPQPRSFQAGFNLTF